In the Candidatus Omnitrophota bacterium genome, one interval contains:
- a CDS encoding crossover junction endodeoxyribonuclease RuvC, with protein sequence MIVLGVDVGLRVCGYVLCQVKGLEVELLKEGQIKPNPKEALPDKLGYIYRELFKEATQHKPKAIVVEKLYSHYRHPTTLGVLAQVRGIVALFANQEGLGFFEYSPTRARKAFLGKGNANSRQVRKMAENITGKNFISDHTADAFSLVVAFSHAQKLESLVNGSRLKSS encoded by the coding sequence TTGATAGTCTTGGGCGTTGATGTGGGCTTGCGAGTTTGTGGATATGTTCTTTGTCAAGTTAAAGGCCTAGAGGTTGAATTGCTAAAGGAAGGTCAGATAAAGCCTAACCCCAAAGAAGCCTTGCCGGATAAATTAGGTTATATTTATCGAGAGCTGTTTAAAGAAGCAACTCAACACAAACCAAAAGCAATAGTAGTTGAAAAGCTCTATTCTCATTACCGACATCCAACTACCTTAGGAGTTTTAGCCCAGGTACGGGGTATAGTAGCTCTTTTTGCTAATCAAGAGGGCTTAGGTTTTTTTGAATATTCACCAACACGAGCCCGAAAAGCATTCTTAGGTAAGGGGAACGCTAACTCACGGCAAGTACGAAAGATGGCTGAAAACATTACCGGAAAAAACTTTATCTCCGACCATACTGCTGATGCTTTTTCTTTGGTGGTTGCGTTTTCTCATGCTCAGAAGTTAGAGAGTCTCGTTAACGGTTCACGTCTTAAGTCAAGCTAG